Genomic DNA from Garra rufa chromosome 18, GarRuf1.0, whole genome shotgun sequence:
ttagttaacatgaattaagAATTAACAATACGCAGCATTTATATAGTTAATGTCAATTTCAACATTCActgatgcattattaaaatcacaagttttgtttgttaacattagttaattgcactgtgaactaacacaaacaaacaatgaactaacattaacaaagattaataagtagtgtaataaatgtattgttcattgttagttcatgttaattatcacattaactaatgttaacaaatgacaatttattgtaaagtgttaccaaatcactTCCAGAATATTTAGAGATGCCaatgtattttcttattttatgttTAGGTTTAAAGTGAACAAATAAACCCTTTAGGAAAGTGTTAGTGTGTAGTTTGCAGTTGTGCAGAATAATGTGTGGTAGAAGTTCTTACTTGGATCAGCGACAACTGTTTGCATCTCCACACACTTCTTCTGTTGTTCAGCCAGCTGCTGGAAGATGCGATTCTCCAGGTTGAAGAGCAAGGGATCTGGGAAGGGGCTCCCATCAGGGCTCATAGCATTAATAGGCTGAATGATTCCTTTGTGAAATGCCTTCACAGGAACAAGTTCTCCAGAACATGTCTTCTCTTCAGGTACGGTAAAACCTGTGCGTCGAACTTTTCTAAGCGAAACAGGGCTCGTCCAGAGGAAGTCGCTCTCATCTTCAGAGAAGAAGTGCTCGTACATGTCAACAGTATCATGGTTGGGAGACTTATAGTCATACCGTGTCACTACCTTGACCACGGCGTTGTCATTCTCATCATCTTCATCTGAATTCCCAGGGGAGTCAGGGAAGAAATAGTCATATGCCTCTGGGAACTGAATGTTTCTGTTAGCTGAGCGGGAGCAGGAAAATATGGGAACCATTTTATCACCACCTGACTCTTCCACAATTGCATCAAACTCAGAGAAGAAATGGTCATACGTCTCAGGCAAAGAGGTGCCCGTTTCATCAAGGTATGAGGCAGCTACACTGTCTGCACGAGATGCACAACGTTCAGGCTCATCCTCGCCAAAGAAAAACTGGATAATTTCAGAAAAGGTTACACCACTGCTCTCGATTTCTTCTTCATCATCAGAAAAGATCTTTGAGCCTGAAGTGTTCACATGGTAGAAAGGATCCATAAAGTCATCTCCGACCTCTGAATGGATTGAATGCATGGAGGCATTTCTAGAGCTATCTAGAGCTTGCAGGTTCTGCACAGACATGTTCTTACACATTCTTCTAAAGCACTGCTGAGCATTAGCCGTGTAGAGATGCTCAGGAAGAGCGGTTTCAGAACTTATGTGCACCATTTCGTCACCCACAACCACTGGATCTGGATCATTCTCCCACATCACACCACAAGAGCTAGGAACTCGACTCGAACTCGCCCACTCACTCAACTCGTCCTCTTGCTTAGAAGGAAATGGGGTTTGAAGCTGTGCGAGGTCTTCATCCAGATCAGATATGTATGACATGTCTCCACTTAAGCGGTCTGGCTTTGAGTCATCAGGTTGTGTAAAGTAGCCAGAGTCTGCTGCATCTGTTGTGTCTACTATGCTACCATCCTCAGGCTGGGTCAAAATGCTGGGGTGCTGGGCGTTACTGATCATCCTCAGACGTAAAATGTCATTGATGGTTAGCTTTTCCATTTCATTCCAGAAGGAGGAGATAGCAAACACAGGAACTGGAAGTTGATTTGAAGCATCAAGAGAAATACTCTCCAGATCTTTGGCTTCACTTTTTAACTCACTGGAAGTAGAGTCCTCCATTTCAGCCAGCATATTTTGAGGCAACTCTGAAACATCTTGAGTGGGATCTTCACTGAGCATTTCTTCTGTAGGACCATCTATGTCTTTACTAGATCTGATGGACTTGCCACAAAATAGCTGTTCACTAGTTGAAAGAGCAACTTCATTATCACTAATGTCTCTTGTATCGTCTGTTTCATCCGAATTTCCTGTCTTTATGGGTGAGGCATTTACAATTAACACCTCACTAGTCTTGTTTCTAGTTTGGATATGATTTTCATCTGTTCCATGAACAATATCATCAGACATATGACTCTCAGTCTTTGCATCTGACTCATTTACAGGTATATTTCTGTTTATTTCAATGGTTTGAGAGGTCAAACAGCTTTGAGATTCTGAAATGTTCTCTTGAATACATGCGTTTTGTTTCTGAGAAGCTTCCTGTGAACAAGTTAAGGTCTCGGGAGCTTTTTCATCCCAACTAAATTCTGCTCTTTCAATGTTGTCAATTAAAAACAAGCTGCTTCCTTTGGTTATTTGAGATTCCGAAATTTTCTCATGAACACATGCTTTCTGATTTTGAGAAGCTTCCTGTGAGCAAGTAAAGGTTTCTGGTCTGTTTCCCTCCGAAAAAGATTCAGCTCCATCAATGTTGTCAGTTAAAGAAAAGCTGCTTTCTTTGGTGATTTGAGATTCTGAAATGTTCTTATTAATACATGCTTTCTGTTTTTGAGAAGCTTCCTGTGAACAAGTTAAGGTTTCTGGACCTCTTCCATCTGAACAAGATTCAGCTCTATCAATGTTGTCAGTTAAAGACAAGCTGCTTTCTTTGGTGATTTGAGATTCAGAAATGTTCTCATGAATACACACTTTATGTTTTTGAGAAGCTTCCTGTGAACAAATTAAGGTTTCTGGACCTTTTCCATCCCAACAAGATTCTGCTCTATCAATGTTGTCAATTAAATTTAAGCTGCTTTCTTTGTTGATCTGAGATTCAGAAATGTTCTCATGAATACATGCTTTCTGTTTTTGAGAAGTTTCCTGTGAACAAGTTAAGGTTTCTGGACCTCTTCCATCTGAACAAGATTCAGCTCCATCAATGTTGTCAGTTAAAGACAAACTGCTTTCTTTGGTGATTTGAGATTCTGAAATGTTCTCATTAATACATGCTTTCTGTTTTTGAGAAGCTTCCTGTGAAGAAGTAAAGGTTTCTGGACTGTTTCCCTCCGAACAACATTCTGCTCTATTAGTGTTGTCAGTTAAAGACAAACTGCTATCTTTGGAGGCTGAAATCTCTACTATATTACAGCTGCTTGGAACTGTCTGTTCATTTTTTAATGGAGAACAGTCAGTCTCATTTCCTAAACAGGATAAATCTTTGTGCTCAGTCAATTTAAAAGAGACTGTAGAGGAAGGAGGCTCAGTTGAATCAACAGCACTGGAAACGCTAGGAGATAATAAGGATTTCCTCTGACATCCTGCATCAGAATTATCACTTAGAGGTGCTGATAAGGTCTCTCCATTACCGGTCCTGCTCTCTCTTAAGCGTACGGCAGGATCAAACTGAAGGGATTTGGTTATATTTATTCCACTTTCTTTTACATCCAGAACTTTATCTGTCTGGGGTAATAATGACAGCTCACTAATCTTTGCTTTCAATTGTCCATTGCTTACAAGGGACGTATCATGCATGCTTTTGGAAATAGTATTAAAACTTATGTTTTCAACTTCTGGCCTTGGACGTGTGGTGCCTAAATCACTGATAAAAGACAAGCTTTTTGAAAACTTAAAATCAGATGAAGTTTCCAAGTCAAATGTGTTTCTAAGCTGTAAATGACCTGTATTATGCGCAATAGAAGGTGTTTTAATTCTTTGAAGTGATAGGTGCTCTGTCTTCCAGACATTTGAAGGAAGGTTGTTCATCTCTTCCCTCTGAATAAATCTCTCTTCCTCTGATTCACTTTGATGGTAGTGGATCTGAGCCTCATGTCCAAGCTCTGCTGGTTCAACACTCATtctcttcttcttcctcctcttTCTCCTGGACGGTGACACTGGGATCTGACCGATTGGTGACTCTTTCGAGCCAGAACTACTTACGGCACCCAGTTGAGCAAGGTTTTGTCTTGCTGGATATGGGTCAGTCATGTCTTTTTTAATAACCACTACAATTTTCTCTTTGTCAGGTGGCTTTGTTTCAGGTGTCAGCTGTAGATCTTTGCTGAGGCCGTTATATCTTCCCTGTTGCTCTTGCTTCATTCTTACTGTAATTAGGGGTGTTGTCAATGGCTTTCTTCCAATGACTAGCTCTGTGTCAGACTTTGATGCATGTTCTTGTGCATTAGCGGATGTGATCTTTAAAGCTTTTTCTGAGGCTTTATCGCCCCAGGTATGAGCCACACCCCGTTTAGTGATTTCTTCTCTAAGACTGGGCTTATTTCGGACAGATGGACCAGTATCTACAGACAGAATATCCTGCTTATCAATCAAACCCTCCAGATGGCCCGTCTTCTCACTTTCATGAATGACAACGTGGCTTTGTTCCAAAGGCTGTTGGTTTTCTGTGACACTTTTTAACTGCTCAAAAAATAGATTAACAGTCTGAAGGTGCAAGTCTTCCTCACTGCCAGAGAGAACCTGCTCCGGACTACGTATTCCATACTTGCTGAggtaattacagacaggtgaaccCTCACAGTCTGGAGGGCCATCAATCTGAAGGTCTGGATCAGGGTCTGTGGATGCTGTGCCCACAGTAGGGTTCCTGCTTCGAAAGAGGCAGCCCATCTCATCAATGTCACTCATTCCCGAGTCCTCTCGGCTGGCAAGCACTGGAGACAGCAGGTCACAACCCTCGCACTCCTGAAAAAAAGAGTCCCAGTCTTGGTCGGAGATGTGCACACTGTAATCAAAGTCGTCCATCGTAAATGGATGATACACAAGTGGCTCTGAATCTACAAATGAAACATGAATTAATCACTGAATGACAtaaatgaattacaacaattgtaGGAACATGCAGAAATGTGGATACTTTTATTGCCATCATAAAAATGGCAAAACCAGTATCAGCTGACAGGTAGAATTTATATGTGACCAGTCTTATgtggcatgggtatatttgtagaaatagccaaaatacattgtatgggtcaaaatgataaatttttgttttatgccaaaaaacattaggaaattaagtaaagatcatgttacatgaagatattttgtaaattttctactgtaaatatatcaaaacgtaatttgtgagtactaatatgcattgctaagaacttcatttggacaacttcacaggcaattttcttaaaattgtaatttttttgcaccctcagattacggaatttcaaatagttgtatctcggccaaatagtgtcctatcctaacaaaccaaaacatacatcaatggtaagcttatttattcagcttttagattatgtataaatctaaatttaaaaacatttactcatattgactggttttgtagtatatatatatatatatatatatatatatatatatatatatttatatacatatatcttCTGTTAAACTAGGACTACACATGTTGCAGCCACAATTTGAGATACAACatacttaaatacatttttttcagataCAAGGTGCAATTTTACACTAATATTAAACTCACAGCAGAAATCTGTACAGTACCTGTTCAGTGGTGTAAAAGTGCAAAAGTCCCAGAGCAGTCAGCCTGTCAGACCACTTCAGTAGCCTGAGGCATAGTGAATGCCCTTTGAAGTGTGTCCTTCTGAGTAAGAGTGGTACACCACAGGCCCTATGATTTGTTATAAATAGAACGTGTTACACATCACGTAATACATGCAGCactttctctctcactctctgaCACCTTCCACCAGTCCCCCAAACAAATGCGTACAAAGTGAACACCATAGCTACTTGGTTGGCAAGGCTGTTACATAATCTGCAAGTATACAgtatggaaaaaaaattatttgatccccagatgattttgtacatttgcctactgacaaagaaatgatcagtctataattttaatggtaggtttatttttttattattatttttttttttaagattttttttttttggtatttttgcctttattacgataggacagatcagacatgacaggaagcgaagagggagagagatggggggcgggatcaggaaaggtcctcgagtcgggattcgaacacaggACGCCCGTGCCCACAAGGATTTCGGCGCCGacatggtaggtttatttttacagtaagagacagaatattaacagaaaatgcatttcaaaaaatgtatcaattgatttgcattttaatgagtgaaataaggaaaggaaaggaggtgaagtgaggccaagtatggtgacccatactaggaatttgtgctctgcatttaacccatccaagtgcacacacacagtagtgaacacacacacacaccgtgaacacacacccggagcagtgggcagccattgctgcggcgcccgggaaGCAGttggggatcggtgccttgctcaagggactcacctcagtcgtggtattgagggtggagagagtgctgtacattcactccccccacctacaatccctgccggacctgagactcgaacctgcaacctttgggttacaagtccaactctctaaccattaggccatggctgtatttgatcccctatcaatcagcaagatttctaactcccaagtgtcttttatacaggtcacaaacCTGGAGCTCtctcttaaaggaagtgctcctaatcacagtttgttacctgtataaaagacacctgtccacagaagcaatcaatcaatcagattccaaactctccaccattgccaagaccaaagagttgtccaaggatgtcagggacaagattgtagacctacacaaggctggaatgggctacaagaccttcggcaagcagcttggtgagaaggtgacaacagttggtacgattatttgcaaatggaagaaacacaaaataacggtCAGTCttccttggtctggggctccatgcaagatctcaccttgtggagtttcaaggATCATGAGAAcgatgaggaatcagcccagaactacacggggggatcttgtcaatgatctaaAGGCAGCTTGCACCATAgtcaccaaaacaaaacaaaaaacaaaaataaaaaacttgagccctttggcatcaactcaactcgtcctgtttggaggaggaggaatgctgcttaTGATCTCAAGAACActatccccaccatcaaacatggaggtggaaacattatgctttgggggtgtttttctgctaagaggACAGGACAACTATACTGCATCAAAGGGTCgttggatggggccatgtactgTCAGGTCCAGGACATTGAAGCCAGCTCTTGGATGGGTATATCCCAAAACATACGGCCAAAACAACGACAGAATGGCTcaaaaagaagcacattaagttgctggagtggcctagccagcctccagaccttaatcctatAGAAAAATCTGAGGAGGGAGTTTAAGGTTCGAggtgccaaacgtcagccttgaaacattaatgacttggagaggatctgcaaaaaggagtgggacaaaatccctcctgaggtgtgaaatgcatttttctggatttctttgttgttattctgtctctcactgttcaaataaaccttccattaaaattacagactgatcatttccttgtcagtaggcaaacgtacaaaattagCAGGGGATAAAAAAATTTCCTCACTGTATATTATTATGGTTTTCAGCACTGCAGAAGTCAGAATCTACCAGAAGAATGACTGGCCATGAAAAAACCTAATATATAAATTTCAAACTAGTGAAAAAAGTTAATGAGAGGTGTGGTGGCTTTAGGTTGAATTAGTGCCTTattaca
This window encodes:
- the LOC141291318 gene encoding uncharacterized protein codes for the protein MDDFDYSVHISDQDWDSFFQECEGCDLLSPVLASREDSGMSDIDEMGCLFRSRNPTVGTASTDPDPDLQIDGPPDCEGSPVCNYLSKYGIRSPEQVLSGSEEDLHLQTVNLFFEQLKSVTENQQPLEQSHVVIHESEKTGHLEGLIDKQDILSVDTGPSVRNKPSLREEITKRGVAHTWGDKASEKALKITSANAQEHASKSDTELVIGRKPLTTPLITVRMKQEQQGRYNGLSKDLQLTPETKPPDKEKIVVVIKKDMTDPYPARQNLAQLGAVSSSGSKESPIGQIPVSPSRRKRRKKKRMSVEPAELGHEAQIHYHQSESEEERFIQREEMNNLPSNVWKTEHLSLQRIKTPSIAHNTGHLQLRNTFDLETSSDFKFSKSLSFISDLGTTRPRPEVENISFNTISKSMHDTSLVSNGQLKAKISELSLLPQTDKVLDVKESGINITKSLQFDPAVRLRESRTGNGETLSAPLSDNSDAGCQRKSLLSPSVSSAVDSTEPPSSTVSFKLTEHKDLSCLGNETDCSPLKNEQTVPSSCNIVEISASKDSSLSLTDNTNRAECCSEGNSPETFTSSQEASQKQKACINENISESQITKESSLSLTDNIDGAESCSDGRGPETLTCSQETSQKQKACIHENISESQINKESSLNLIDNIDRAESCWDGKGPETLICSQEASQKHKVCIHENISESQITKESSLSLTDNIDRAESCSDGRGPETLTCSQEASQKQKACINKNISESQITKESSFSLTDNIDGAESFSEGNRPETFTCSQEASQNQKACVHEKISESQITKGSSLFLIDNIERAEFSWDEKAPETLTCSQEASQKQNACIQENISESQSCLTSQTIEINRNIPVNESDAKTESHMSDDIVHGTDENHIQTRNKTSEVLIVNASPIKTGNSDETDDTRDISDNEVALSTSEQLFCGKSIRSSKDIDGPTEEMLSEDPTQDVSELPQNMLAEMEDSTSSELKSEAKDLESISLDASNQLPVPVFAISSFWNEMEKLTINDILRLRMISNAQHPSILTQPEDGSIVDTTDAADSGYFTQPDDSKPDRLSGDMSYISDLDEDLAQLQTPFPSKQEDELSEWASSSRVPSSCGVMWENDPDPVVVGDEMVHISSETALPEHLYTANAQQCFRRMCKNMSVQNLQALDSSRNASMHSIHSEVGDDFMDPFYHVNTSGSKIFSDDEEEIESSGVTFSEIIQFFFGEDEPERCASRADSVAASYLDETGTSLPETYDHFFSEFDAIVEESGGDKMVPIFSCSRSANRNIQFPEAYDYFFPDSPGNSDEDDENDNAVVKVVTRYDYKSPNHDTVDMYEHFFSEDESDFLWTSPVSLRKVRRTGFTVPEEKTCSGELVPVKAFHKGIIQPINAMSPDGSPFPDPLLFNLENRIFQQLAEQQKKCVEMQTVVADPRLDAPFLPLRQADMCLVCIAFASWVLKSTGSGGGDTWKAALLANVSALSAIRYLRRHKREEVSGKTPLRQIEPA